In Pseudomonas oryzicola, one DNA window encodes the following:
- a CDS encoding potassium transporter Kup has product MVQASSHAEGGHEGKQGATRSLSLLVAAVGVVYGDIGTSPLYTLKEVFTGGYGVPVNHDGVLGILSLILWSLLWVVSFKYVMFILRADNQGEGGTMALTALARRATAAYPRLRTLMVVCGLIGASLFYGDSMITPAVSVLSAVEGMGLAFEGIDHWVVPISLVILVALFLVQKHGTDKIGKLFGPIMVTWFVALGALGVYGISQSPEVLKAFNPIWAVNFFVVHPGMGVAILGAVVLALTGAEALYADMGHFGRKPIARAWFALVLPGLVLNYFGQGALLLQDAEAARNPFYLLAPGWALLPLVGLATLATVIASQAVISGAFSLTRQAIQLGYIPRMQIQHTSSDEQGQIYIGAINWTLMVGVVLLVLGFESSGALAAAYGVAVTGTMLMTTILVSAVMLLLWKWPPLLAVPILVGFLLVDGLFFAANVPKIAQGGAFPVLAGGVLYLLMSTWKRGKQILVERIDEGALPLQLFISSIRIQPPHRVEGTAVFLTARSDAVPHALLHNMLHNQVLHSQVVLLTVVSEDRPRVPEQERFEVEAYGDGFFRVLLHFGFMDEPDVPAALRLCHLDELDFTPMRTTYFLSRETVIASRLEGMSRWRGNLFAFLLKNANGNLRFFNLPLNRVIELGTQVEI; this is encoded by the coding sequence ATGGTTCAGGCAAGCAGTCACGCCGAGGGCGGGCACGAGGGGAAGCAGGGCGCGACACGGTCGCTGAGCCTGCTGGTGGCAGCGGTCGGGGTAGTATATGGCGATATCGGCACCAGCCCGTTATATACCCTCAAGGAAGTCTTCACCGGCGGTTACGGGGTGCCGGTCAACCATGACGGCGTGCTCGGGATTCTGTCGCTGATCCTCTGGTCGCTGTTATGGGTGGTGTCGTTCAAGTACGTGATGTTCATCCTGCGCGCCGACAACCAGGGCGAAGGTGGCACCATGGCGCTGACCGCATTGGCGCGGCGGGCCACGGCGGCGTACCCGCGGTTGCGCACGCTGATGGTGGTGTGCGGCTTGATTGGGGCTTCGCTGTTCTACGGCGACAGCATGATCACCCCGGCCGTGTCGGTACTCTCGGCGGTGGAAGGCATGGGCCTGGCGTTCGAGGGCATCGACCACTGGGTGGTGCCGATTTCGCTGGTGATACTGGTGGCGCTGTTCCTGGTGCAGAAGCACGGCACCGACAAGATCGGCAAGCTGTTCGGCCCGATCATGGTCACCTGGTTCGTGGCGCTGGGCGCGTTGGGGGTGTATGGCATCTCGCAGAGCCCGGAAGTGCTCAAGGCGTTCAACCCGATCTGGGCGGTGAACTTCTTCGTGGTTCACCCAGGCATGGGCGTCGCCATTCTCGGTGCGGTGGTGCTGGCGCTGACCGGTGCCGAGGCGTTGTACGCCGACATGGGCCACTTTGGCCGCAAGCCGATCGCCCGGGCCTGGTTTGCCCTGGTGCTGCCGGGGCTGGTGCTCAACTACTTTGGCCAGGGCGCGTTGCTGCTGCAGGATGCGGAGGCAGCCCGCAACCCGTTCTACCTGCTGGCACCGGGCTGGGCGCTGCTGCCGCTGGTCGGCCTGGCTACCCTGGCCACGGTGATCGCTTCGCAGGCGGTGATCTCCGGGGCGTTCTCCCTGACCCGCCAGGCCATCCAGCTGGGCTATATCCCACGCATGCAGATCCAGCACACCTCCAGTGACGAACAGGGGCAGATCTACATTGGCGCGATCAACTGGACGTTGATGGTTGGCGTAGTCCTGCTGGTGCTCGGCTTCGAGTCGTCCGGCGCCCTGGCAGCGGCTTATGGCGTGGCGGTGACCGGTACCATGCTGATGACCACCATCCTGGTTTCGGCGGTGATGCTGCTGCTGTGGAAGTGGCCGCCACTGCTGGCAGTGCCGATTCTGGTGGGCTTCCTGCTGGTCGACGGGCTGTTCTTTGCTGCCAACGTGCCGAAGATCGCCCAGGGCGGTGCCTTCCCGGTGCTGGCGGGGGGCGTGCTGTACCTGTTGATGAGCACCTGGAAGCGCGGCAAGCAGATCCTGGTGGAGCGTATCGACGAAGGCGCGCTGCCGCTGCAACTGTTCATCAGCAGTATCCGTATCCAGCCGCCGCACCGGGTCGAAGGCACGGCGGTGTTCCTCACGGCGCGCTCCGATGCCGTGCCCCACGCGCTGTTGCACAACATGCTGCATAACCAGGTACTGCACAGTCAGGTGGTGCTGTTGACGGTGGTCAGCGAGGACCGGCCACGGGTGCCGGAGCAGGAGCGTTTTGAGGTGGAGGCCTATGGCGACGGGTTCTTCCGCGTGCTGTTGCACTTTGGCTTCATGGATGAACCGGATGTGCCGGCGGCGTTGCGCCTGTGCCACCTGGACGAGCTGGACTTCACCCCGATGCGCACCACCTACTTCCTCAGCCGCGAGACGGTGATCGCATCGCGGCTGGAGGGCATGTCACGCTGGCGGGGCAACCTGTTCGCATTCCTGTTGAAGAACGCCAACGGCAACCTGCGCTTCTTCAACCTGCCGTTGAACCGGGTGATCGAGCTGGGGACCCAGGTCGAGATCTGA
- a CDS encoding virulence factor family protein, with protein MTRRFWLYMLIPLLLAALGGALAFWLWARPAPEARLEQLSINDTPITRVTPGVHPRARVAIGVPQDQALTDKQLLDLAKAGEAQLVQVILPPNDCSKQQQAMDQALAQLPQKPTLVAGIGPGAAQAWRWLASQNDDKARAISVDFNLEQPGCQAPLPKSAAHGHWNVAWNDNPDDASAAFVRDQANAETSISDYDIHLPQVLKAQLTQALVGHDGNALAIPVVEVPAGQTTDTVTLFLSGDGGWRDLDRDVAGEMAKLGYPVVGIDTLRYYWQHKTPEQSAADLSELMQHYRQKWGTKRFVLTGYSFGADVLPAIYNRLPVEDQQRIDAVMLLAFARSGSFEIEVEGWLGKEGQEAPTGPEMARLPASKVVCVYGVEETDESGCTDKTAVGERLKLPGGHHFDENYPALAKRLIGEIETRQGKSNVAAQN; from the coding sequence ATGACCCGACGCTTTTGGCTGTACATGCTGATTCCCCTGCTGCTGGCCGCCCTGGGGGGGGCGCTGGCGTTCTGGCTGTGGGCGCGCCCGGCCCCCGAGGCGCGCCTGGAGCAACTGAGCATCAATGACACCCCGATTACCCGCGTGACGCCAGGCGTGCACCCCAGGGCCCGGGTGGCCATCGGTGTGCCGCAGGACCAGGCACTGACCGACAAGCAGCTGCTGGACCTGGCCAAGGCCGGCGAAGCGCAGCTGGTGCAGGTGATCCTGCCGCCCAATGACTGCAGCAAGCAGCAGCAGGCCATGGACCAGGCCCTGGCCCAACTGCCGCAGAAGCCGACCCTGGTTGCCGGTATCGGCCCTGGCGCGGCCCAGGCCTGGCGCTGGCTGGCCAGCCAGAACGACGACAAGGCGCGGGCGATTTCCGTGGACTTCAACCTGGAACAACCCGGCTGCCAGGCGCCCCTGCCGAAATCGGCCGCCCACGGCCACTGGAATGTCGCCTGGAACGACAACCCGGATGACGCCAGCGCCGCTTTCGTGCGTGACCAGGCCAATGCTGAAACCAGCATCAGCGACTACGACATCCACCTGCCCCAGGTGCTCAAGGCGCAACTGACCCAGGCCCTGGTCGGCCACGACGGCAACGCCCTGGCCATCCCGGTGGTCGAGGTGCCTGCCGGGCAAACCACCGACACGGTCACCCTGTTCCTCTCGGGTGATGGCGGCTGGCGTGACCTGGACCGTGACGTGGCCGGGGAAATGGCCAAGCTGGGCTACCCGGTGGTAGGCATCGACACGCTGCGCTACTACTGGCAGCACAAGACCCCGGAACAAAGCGCCGCCGACCTGTCCGAACTGATGCAGCATTACCGGCAGAAATGGGGCACCAAGCGCTTCGTGCTGACCGGCTATTCATTCGGTGCCGACGTGCTGCCGGCGATCTACAACCGCCTGCCGGTCGAGGACCAGCAGCGTATCGACGCGGTGATGCTGCTGGCCTTTGCCCGCAGTGGCAGCTTCGAGATTGAAGTCGAGGGTTGGCTCGGCAAGGAAGGCCAGGAAGCACCGACCGGGCCGGAAATGGCCAGGCTGCCAGCGTCCAAGGTGGTGTGCGTGTACGGCGTCGAGGAAACCGACGAGAGCGGCTGCACCGACAAGACTGCGGTAGGCGAGCGCCTTAAGCTGCCAGGCGGGCACCACTTCGACGAGAACTACCCGGCACTGGCCAAGCGCCTGATCGGCGAGATCGAGACGCGCCAGGGCAAGTCGAACGTGGCTGCACAGAACTGA
- the rimO gene encoding 30S ribosomal protein S12 methylthiotransferase RimO, giving the protein MSTTPATPKVGFVSLGCPKALVDSERILTQLRMEGYEVVPTYEDADVVVVNTCGFIDSAKAESLEVIGEAIKENGKVIVTGCMGVEEGSIRDVHPSVLSVTGPQQYEQVVNAVHEVVPPRQDHNPLIDLVPPQGVKLTPRHYAYLKISEGCNHSCSFCIIPSMRGKLVSRPVGEVLSEAERLVKAGVKEILVISQDTSAYGVDVKYKTDFWNGRPVKTRMLELCEALSSLGAWVRLHYVYPYPNVDDVIPLMAAGKILPYLDIPFQHASPKVLKAMKRPAFEDRTLARIKQWREQCPELVIRSTFIVGFPGETEEDFQYLLDWLTEAQLDRVGCFQYSPVEGAPANDLGLEEVPDEVKQDRWDRFMAHQQAISAARLQLRIGKEIDVLIDEVEEQGSVGRSFFDAPEIDGSVFIDGDHGFKPGDKVRCRVVDADEYDLWAEPV; this is encoded by the coding sequence ATGTCCACCACGCCCGCCACCCCCAAGGTAGGTTTCGTAAGCCTGGGTTGCCCGAAAGCCCTGGTCGATTCCGAGCGCATCCTGACCCAGCTGCGCATGGAAGGCTATGAAGTCGTGCCCACCTATGAGGACGCCGACGTGGTGGTGGTCAACACCTGCGGCTTCATCGACAGCGCCAAGGCCGAGTCGCTGGAAGTGATCGGCGAAGCGATCAAGGAAAACGGCAAGGTCATCGTCACCGGCTGCATGGGTGTCGAGGAAGGCAGCATCCGTGACGTGCACCCGAGCGTGCTGTCGGTCACCGGCCCGCAGCAGTACGAGCAGGTGGTCAACGCCGTGCACGAAGTGGTGCCGCCACGCCAGGACCACAACCCGCTGATCGACCTGGTGCCCCCGCAGGGCGTCAAGCTGACCCCGCGCCATTATGCGTACCTGAAGATTTCCGAAGGCTGCAACCACAGCTGCAGCTTCTGCATCATCCCGTCGATGCGCGGCAAACTGGTCAGCCGCCCGGTCGGCGAAGTACTGAGCGAGGCCGAGCGCCTGGTCAAGGCCGGGGTCAAGGAAATCCTGGTGATTTCCCAGGACACCAGCGCCTACGGCGTCGACGTCAAGTACAAGACCGACTTCTGGAATGGCCGCCCGGTCAAGACCCGCATGCTCGAGCTGTGCGAAGCCCTGAGCAGCCTGGGCGCCTGGGTACGCCTGCACTATGTGTACCCGTACCCGAACGTCGACGATGTGATCCCGCTGATGGCCGCCGGCAAGATCCTGCCGTACCTCGACATCCCGTTCCAGCATGCCAGCCCGAAAGTGCTCAAGGCCATGAAGCGCCCGGCCTTCGAAGACCGCACCCTGGCCCGCATCAAGCAATGGCGCGAACAGTGCCCGGAGCTGGTGATCCGCTCCACCTTCATCGTCGGCTTCCCGGGCGAGACCGAGGAAGACTTCCAGTACCTGCTTGACTGGCTGACCGAAGCCCAGCTGGACCGCGTGGGCTGCTTCCAGTACTCGCCGGTGGAAGGCGCCCCGGCCAACGACCTGGGCCTGGAAGAAGTACCGGACGAGGTCAAGCAGGACCGTTGGGACCGCTTCATGGCCCACCAGCAGGCCATCAGTGCCGCCCGCTTGCAACTGCGTATCGGCAAGGAAATCGACGTGCTGATCGACGAAGTCGAAGAGCAGGGTTCGGTTGGCCGCAGCTTCTTCGATGCACCGGAAATCGACGGCAGCGTGTTCATCGACGGCGATCATGGCTTCAAGCCAGGCGACAAGGTGCGTTGCCGGGTGGTGGATGCCGACGAGTACGACCTGTGGGCTGAACCGGTCTGA